The Kiritimatiellaceae bacterium genome contains a region encoding:
- a CDS encoding sialate O-acetylesterase, giving the protein MIKRLILFIAILSNSCLAAELSLPAVFSDHMVLQRELSVPVWGKADPGATITIQFADQTKTVVAATNGKWRANLAPMPASSESRELIVSSSIGNQKSTFNDVLVGEVWLCSGQSNMQMPMEGWSNSPCENAEASIAAANYPQIRLFNTPLVPSATPLETVKAEWNICTSETVKSFSATAYYFGRKLHQDLNVPVGLLLSAWGGTRIEPWTPPRGFKNVASLQDIYQRTQNALQLNEKGPQQTPTALYNGMIAAHIPFAIRGAIWYQGEANRTDGMLYVDKTRALVNGWRALWGYNFPFYFVQIAPFHYKNEEPSVLPTFWEAQAAIEKNIPNTGMAVVSDYATTNNIHPPNKEIPGTRLALLAEARNYNKKNVCSGPTFKALEKTPGGLKVTFDSAEGLTTRDGKSPDWFEIAGADGVFKPAQAVIKDNGIIIRSPEVAEPVAMRFAWHKLAMPNLANGTGLPASAFRATVK; this is encoded by the coding sequence ATGATCAAGCGTCTCATCCTGTTCATCGCCATCCTGTCGAACAGTTGTCTTGCGGCTGAGTTAAGCCTGCCTGCTGTCTTTTCGGACCACATGGTGCTCCAGCGCGAGCTGAGTGTGCCGGTCTGGGGCAAAGCCGATCCCGGAGCAACGATTACGATTCAGTTTGCCGACCAAACAAAAACCGTCGTCGCCGCGACCAATGGAAAATGGCGGGCGAATCTGGCTCCGATGCCGGCCTCTTCCGAATCCCGCGAATTGATCGTCTCCTCTTCAATCGGCAATCAGAAATCGACATTCAACGATGTCTTGGTCGGCGAAGTCTGGCTCTGTTCCGGCCAGTCCAACATGCAGATGCCGATGGAAGGATGGTCAAACTCGCCCTGTGAAAATGCAGAAGCATCCATCGCCGCAGCGAACTATCCGCAGATACGGCTTTTCAACACTCCGTTGGTTCCCTCCGCAACGCCGCTCGAAACCGTTAAGGCGGAATGGAACATCTGCACGTCCGAAACTGTAAAATCTTTTTCCGCCACCGCTTATTACTTCGGGCGCAAACTGCATCAGGATCTAAATGTGCCGGTTGGACTTCTGCTGAGCGCATGGGGCGGAACCCGGATTGAACCGTGGACGCCGCCGCGCGGATTTAAAAACGTGGCGTCTCTGCAGGATATCTACCAGCGCACACAGAACGCACTGCAACTGAATGAAAAGGGCCCGCAGCAAACTCCGACCGCTCTTTATAACGGCATGATCGCCGCCCACATTCCTTTCGCAATTCGCGGAGCCATCTGGTATCAGGGCGAAGCAAACCGCACGGACGGCATGCTGTACGTGGATAAAACCAGAGCGCTGGTGAACGGCTGGCGGGCGTTATGGGGCTACAACTTCCCGTTCTATTTCGTGCAGATCGCTCCGTTCCACTATAAAAACGAAGAGCCTTCCGTCCTGCCGACCTTCTGGGAAGCGCAGGCCGCCATTGAAAAAAATATTCCGAACACCGGCATGGCGGTCGTCAGTGATTACGCCACGACCAATAACATCCACCCGCCGAATAAAGAAATTCCCGGCACCCGCCTTGCATTGCTGGCAGAAGCCCGCAACTACAACAAGAAAAACGTCTGCTCCGGCCCGACCTTCAAGGCATTGGAGAAAACTCCCGGCGGACTGAAAGTTACATTCGATTCAGCCGAAGGCCTCACCACCCGCGACGGAAAATCGCCGGACTGGTTTGAAATCGCCGGAGCCGACGGCGTGTTCAAACCGGCGCAGGCGGTAATTAAAGACAATGGCATCATCATCCGTTCACCCGAAGTCGCCGAGCCGGTCGCCATGCGCTTTGCCTGGCACAAACTCGCTATGCCGAACCTGGCGAATGGAACCGGACTGCCTGCCTCCGCCTTCCGCGCAACCGTCAAATAG
- a CDS encoding aldo/keto reductase, translated as MSVPRRRFGKTELQLSVITCGGMRYQQSWQDDEAARNSVTEENQKNLEATVRYALDLGINHIETARGYGTSEYQLGKFLSALPRDKMIVQTKVNTKETPAEFLETFELSMATLKLDHVDLLSVHGINNEETLQQAIRTFPALERLKKEGRCRHIGFSTHGPADLVVKAIETGFFEYVNLHWYFVYHPINRAPVDAAIKRDMGVFIISPVDKGGRLYEPPAKLIDLCQPLTPMAFNDLYCLRDPSVHTLSIGAARPSDLVEHVAAVQKMEEKFPIIEKIEARLFQALEKSLGADWTHHWHEGLPRQVDTPGEINIPEILRLWTYAKGLDMVEFGKMRYNLMGNAGHWFPGQPAAAVDDKTLKPFLKNSPFADRIPGILREAHTLLFEAPKKRLSES; from the coding sequence ATGAGCGTACCAAGACGTCGTTTTGGAAAAACAGAACTGCAACTATCCGTCATCACCTGCGGCGGCATGCGCTATCAGCAATCGTGGCAGGACGATGAAGCGGCCCGCAATTCCGTCACAGAAGAAAATCAAAAGAACCTCGAAGCCACGGTCCGATATGCGCTCGACCTCGGCATTAACCACATCGAAACCGCCCGCGGCTACGGAACCTCTGAATACCAACTCGGAAAATTTCTGTCGGCGCTTCCGCGCGACAAAATGATCGTCCAGACTAAGGTCAACACCAAGGAGACTCCGGCTGAATTTCTCGAAACGTTTGAACTGTCCATGGCCACGCTCAAGCTCGACCATGTTGATCTGCTCTCCGTTCACGGCATCAATAACGAAGAAACATTGCAACAAGCCATCCGGACTTTTCCGGCGCTTGAGCGGCTCAAAAAAGAAGGTCGCTGCCGGCACATCGGATTTTCCACACACGGCCCGGCCGACCTTGTCGTTAAGGCCATCGAAACCGGATTTTTTGAATACGTCAACCTGCACTGGTACTTTGTCTATCACCCGATCAACCGCGCGCCAGTTGACGCCGCAATCAAACGCGATATGGGCGTTTTCATCATCAGCCCGGTTGATAAAGGCGGCAGACTCTACGAGCCGCCAGCGAAACTTATCGACCTCTGCCAGCCACTGACGCCGATGGCCTTCAATGATCTCTACTGTCTGCGCGATCCAAGTGTTCACACTCTTTCCATCGGCGCCGCGCGACCGTCCGATTTGGTTGAGCACGTCGCCGCCGTTCAGAAAATGGAAGAAAAGTTTCCAATCATCGAAAAAATTGAAGCGCGCCTTTTTCAGGCCTTGGAAAAATCTCTCGGTGCCGACTGGACTCACCACTGGCATGAAGGACTCCCGCGTCAGGTTGATACTCCCGGAGAAATCAACATCCCGGAAATTCTGCGGCTCTGGACCTACGCCAAAGGACTCGACATGGTTGAGTTCGGAAAAATGCGCTACAACCTCATGGGCAACGCCGGACACTGGTTCCCCGGACAGCCCGCCGCCGCTGTGGACGACAAGACGCTCAAACCGTTTCTTAAAAACAGTCCCTTTGCCGACCGCATTCCCGGCATCCTGCGCGAAGCCCACACCCTGCTTTTCGAAGCCCCGAAAAAACGACTTTCAGAATCATAA
- a CDS encoding pyrimidine/purine nucleoside phosphorylase — MSEFKNVTVVKKANVYFDGKVTSRTVLFADGTKKTLGIMMPGDYEFGTEAAEIMEMLGGQMDVLLPGETKWKTFKAGESYQVPANSKFKLKVPVVADYCCSYLK; from the coding sequence ATGTCTGAATTCAAAAACGTAACCGTAGTAAAAAAAGCGAATGTCTATTTTGACGGCAAAGTCACCAGCCGCACCGTTCTATTCGCCGACGGCACCAAGAAAACCCTCGGCATCATGATGCCCGGCGACTATGAATTCGGCACCGAAGCCGCTGAAATCATGGAGATGCTCGGCGGCCAGATGGATGTCCTGCTTCCCGGCGAAACCAAATGGAAAACGTTCAAGGCGGGCGAGTCCTACCAGGTTCCGGCCAACAGCAAATTCAAGCTCAAGGTTCCGGTCGTCGCCGACTATTGCTGCTCTTATTTAAAATGA
- a CDS encoding AEC family transporter, which translates to MPVFLIIALGNLLCRTGFFSDDLAKGLNRLTYWVALPALLLDKVTNATFDSGDITQMSVLLIAATCGSVLVSYGAVFLLRLKPRSAGAFVQGAARSNNAFIGLPVILYSMSGLTPGVEALATVALAPAIVFYNVLSVTVLLAHSDRKQQSHSQTIRLFFKQLASNPLLIACAAGLLLNFYGIRFPMAIQRSLSALGDASLALALLSIGSSLSFKGIGNGLLHSFTASSIKVFIQPLIGLGLALLWNIPPVERQMLLIYLACPTAVASYVLADIFDSDREMAAHIIVVSTLLSAISLSIIVAFGG; encoded by the coding sequence ATGCCAGTCTTCCTGATTATTGCACTCGGCAACCTGCTCTGCCGCACCGGTTTTTTTTCTGACGATCTCGCCAAGGGCCTGAACCGGCTGACCTATTGGGTCGCCCTGCCCGCCCTGCTGCTTGATAAAGTAACCAACGCCACCTTCGACTCCGGTGATATCACACAAATGTCCGTACTCTTGATTGCGGCAACTTGCGGATCCGTGCTGGTCAGTTATGGTGCCGTGTTCCTGTTGCGACTAAAGCCCCGGTCAGCCGGTGCTTTTGTTCAGGGCGCAGCTCGTTCCAATAACGCTTTCATCGGTTTGCCGGTCATCCTTTATTCCATGTCCGGCCTCACTCCCGGAGTTGAAGCGCTGGCAACCGTTGCTCTGGCCCCGGCCATTGTCTTCTACAATGTTCTGTCTGTCACCGTTCTGCTCGCACACAGCGACCGGAAGCAGCAAAGCCACAGTCAAACCATCCGGCTGTTTTTTAAACAACTGGCAAGCAACCCGCTGCTGATCGCCTGCGCCGCCGGCCTTCTGCTGAATTTTTACGGGATCCGGTTCCCGATGGCCATACAGCGCTCTCTTTCCGCGCTGGGCGACGCGTCGCTTGCGCTGGCTTTGCTGAGCATCGGCTCCTCTCTTTCCTTTAAGGGAATTGGAAATGGGTTACTTCACTCCTTCACTGCATCCAGCATCAAAGTTTTCATTCAGCCGCTGATTGGACTCGGCCTTGCGCTGCTCTGGAATATTCCGCCGGTTGAGCGGCAGATGCTGCTCATCTATCTGGCCTGCCCGACCGCTGTGGCCAGCTATGTACTCGCCGATATTTTTGACAGCGACCGCGAGATGGCCGCGCATATCATCGTCGTGAGCACGTTGCTCTCGGCGATTTCACTGAGCATCATCGTTGCCTTCGGAGGTTAA
- a CDS encoding DUF2490 domain-containing protein, whose product MKQGSIPKTLVRGVFVTMLLSGLITAAHGADGESQAWVQFWASANITDRVGVKLVREDRFRDSDEDKYYYGYTELGFPVKLNDHWSVAPAIRAVRALRGGEWRDDLMPQGNLMHKTALGPVTLKNRARLAKTYKEAADVDPVEYQHKTDLVLTKGWGSWNVRPYAAEEVFYDFDEHDLTRFRTYGGLLVSPVKKVSVDLYVMREDTKAAGGWTDILVFGLAGGYEF is encoded by the coding sequence ATGAAGCAGGGTTCCATTCCAAAAACATTGGTGAGGGGTGTGTTTGTGACGATGCTGTTGTCAGGCCTGATAACAGCAGCACACGGAGCTGACGGAGAGAGTCAGGCCTGGGTGCAGTTCTGGGCGTCGGCGAATATTACGGACAGGGTTGGCGTCAAGCTGGTTCGTGAAGACCGGTTCCGGGATTCGGATGAAGACAAATATTATTACGGTTACACTGAACTCGGTTTTCCGGTGAAGTTGAATGACCATTGGAGTGTTGCTCCCGCTATCCGGGCTGTTCGCGCGCTGCGCGGCGGCGAATGGCGCGATGATTTGATGCCGCAGGGTAATTTGATGCACAAAACCGCGCTTGGGCCGGTTACGCTTAAGAACCGGGCGAGGCTGGCGAAAACATACAAGGAAGCGGCGGATGTTGATCCGGTTGAATATCAACACAAGACCGATCTCGTGCTGACTAAAGGCTGGGGATCATGGAATGTCCGTCCATATGCTGCCGAGGAGGTCTTTTACGATTTTGATGAGCATGACCTGACTCGGTTCCGTACGTACGGCGGTCTGCTGGTTTCTCCGGTCAAGAAGGTGTCCGTTGACCTGTATGTTATGCGGGAGGATACAAAAGCTGCCGGAGGGTGGACTGATATTCTAGTTTTCGGTCTGGCCGGCGGGTATGAGTTCTAA
- a CDS encoding radical SAM protein — protein sequence MFGTSHTLFRPPAEADSLILRVADGCPWNGCTFCGMYKGVPYKFHGAEHAEKEFAKAWKHWPDARRIFLADGDVMNLDFQTLETMLISLNEKFVGLARVSIYANGASILAKTDAELRRLKELKLHTLYMGLESGNNETLRAVNKRESAEEMIEAGLRAQTAGLRMSVMVLIGLAGELRSSQHALATATALNKMQPRLLSALRLVTTPDTSLYHSGFKMITEHDAVAETREMIQGLELEQTVFRADHSSNIVPLEARFPKDKERLLAQLDTLLGSGQLDTKSPGRLPWSL from the coding sequence ATGTTTGGAACCTCACATACTCTGTTCCGTCCACCGGCGGAGGCCGACAGTCTGATTCTCCGCGTAGCGGACGGATGCCCATGGAACGGCTGCACCTTCTGCGGAATGTACAAAGGCGTGCCGTATAAATTTCACGGAGCCGAACACGCCGAAAAGGAATTCGCCAAAGCCTGGAAGCATTGGCCTGACGCACGGCGGATTTTTCTGGCCGACGGCGATGTAATGAATCTCGATTTTCAAACTCTGGAAACGATGCTGATTTCGTTAAATGAAAAGTTCGTCGGGCTGGCACGCGTCAGCATTTACGCCAACGGCGCGTCGATTCTCGCCAAGACCGATGCGGAACTGCGCCGTCTGAAAGAGCTGAAACTGCATACGCTCTACATGGGGCTGGAAAGCGGCAACAACGAAACGCTCCGTGCCGTCAACAAACGCGAGTCTGCTGAAGAGATGATTGAAGCGGGGCTCCGCGCACAAACAGCGGGACTGCGGATGTCGGTGATGGTGCTGATCGGCCTCGCCGGGGAACTGCGTTCCAGCCAGCATGCTCTGGCCACTGCGACGGCGTTAAACAAAATGCAGCCGCGCCTGCTGTCGGCTTTGCGGCTGGTGACCACACCCGACACGTCTCTTTACCACAGCGGTTTTAAAATGATTACGGAACACGATGCCGTAGCGGAAACGCGCGAAATGATTCAAGGCTTAGAATTGGAGCAGACCGTTTTTCGCGCCGACCATTCGTCAAACATTGTTCCGCTTGAAGCGCGCTTCCCGAAAGATAAAGAGCGACTGCTGGCGCAACTCGACACCCTGCTCGGTTCCGGACAGCTCGACACGAAATCTCCCGGACGGCTTCCGTGGAGTCTGTAG
- a CDS encoding TonB-dependent receptor, with the protein MKTNFIATALLLTVSSLYAEELATNIPPIVVTAAAQTAGNAAIHEVLRAEPGVVLNSQGGSQNDLSVRGSSFSGAGLSLGGLTLRNPQTEHFNAELPVPAVMLSRPAVLTGLDNQGGHLTGTVGFGLLPIIGKRQLEAGVGSDHRDWQSALVQQMLTDHLGIGVFAGRESAEGVDYPDNNYDRDYAGAHLQHRADDVQVDLLAARQEKKFGARGYYGVSDTVPANEKTEDTLLYLAARKGNPDEDYLRGGISWHEFKDDYSLPTYSYLNQHRSQVSSAFFDGRTLEVNGWALGWRADADEERIASDGSGPLGHFSRTRGGVSLLPRWRGDRLKVTAGARSEFFSGDSPYWLPQAGAEYLLSDNLTTFISYTETVRQPSYTELNYNSPFSLGNTGLQPQIEQQTETGFKGTPSEHTDWKVAAFHRHSQNTVDWMKANSAARWTATNIGDLDVFGTETRLGWYPAQNIEMQFAYTWIYKDLTAADFGNYASRYALDYPEHLAQASLLWRPIKPVEIGTVQSLRWQTDNNVRQNGSFGADSSFVVRFTPPKADYATLSLLLNNAWNDDFQAFPGQRPPERFAGASLTLTW; encoded by the coding sequence ATGAAGACAAATTTTATCGCAACTGCGCTTCTTCTCACAGTCAGCTCTCTCTATGCCGAAGAGCTTGCCACCAATATTCCGCCGATTGTGGTGACGGCCGCGGCCCAAACCGCCGGAAACGCGGCAATTCATGAAGTGCTGCGCGCCGAACCTGGCGTGGTACTCAATTCGCAGGGCGGTTCGCAAAACGACCTTTCCGTACGCGGCAGTTCCTTCAGCGGCGCAGGTCTTTCGCTAGGCGGGCTGACGTTGCGTAATCCGCAGACCGAACATTTTAACGCTGAACTGCCGGTGCCCGCCGTGATGCTTTCGCGTCCGGCGGTGCTGACCGGCCTCGACAATCAGGGCGGACATCTCACCGGCACGGTCGGCTTCGGTCTGCTTCCAATCATTGGAAAAAGACAGCTGGAAGCGGGTGTCGGCTCGGATCACCGCGACTGGCAGAGCGCGCTGGTGCAGCAAATGCTCACTGATCACCTCGGCATCGGCGTCTTCGCCGGCCGCGAGTCAGCTGAAGGCGTTGACTATCCCGATAACAATTACGACCGCGACTATGCCGGAGCCCACCTCCAGCACCGTGCAGACGATGTGCAGGTCGATCTTCTGGCCGCCCGGCAGGAAAAGAAATTCGGCGCGCGCGGTTATTACGGTGTGAGCGATACAGTTCCGGCGAACGAAAAAACCGAGGATACCCTGCTTTATCTCGCCGCCCGCAAAGGCAATCCGGACGAAGACTATCTGCGCGGCGGAATCTCATGGCACGAATTCAAAGATGATTACTCTTTGCCGACCTATTCCTATCTCAATCAACACCGTTCTCAGGTCAGCTCAGCCTTCTTCGACGGCCGTACGCTGGAAGTCAACGGCTGGGCGCTCGGCTGGCGCGCCGATGCAGACGAAGAACGTATTGCCAGTGACGGATCCGGACCGCTCGGTCACTTCAGCCGCACTCGCGGCGGCGTTTCACTGCTGCCGCGATGGCGCGGCGACCGGCTGAAAGTAACCGCCGGAGCGCGCAGTGAATTCTTCTCCGGCGATTCGCCATACTGGCTTCCGCAGGCCGGCGCTGAATATCTTCTTTCCGACAACCTGACCACGTTTATTTCTTATACCGAAACCGTCCGCCAGCCTTCTTACACGGAACTGAACTACAACTCTCCCTTCAGTCTTGGCAATACCGGCTTGCAACCGCAAATCGAACAGCAGACGGAGACCGGATTCAAGGGAACGCCGTCGGAACATACCGACTGGAAAGTCGCCGCATTTCACCGCCACTCGCAAAACACCGTGGACTGGATGAAAGCCAACTCCGCAGCCCGATGGACTGCCACAAACATCGGCGATCTGGACGTATTCGGCACCGAAACGCGCCTCGGCTGGTATCCGGCGCAAAATATCGAAATGCAGTTTGCCTATACCTGGATATACAAAGACCTCACAGCGGCCGATTTTGGGAATTACGCCTCGCGCTACGCCCTTGATTATCCCGAACATCTTGCGCAGGCCTCTCTGCTCTGGCGGCCGATCAAGCCGGTCGAGATCGGCACGGTGCAGTCGCTCCGCTGGCAGACGGATAACAACGTGCGCCAAAATGGAAGTTTCGGTGCCGACAGTTCGTTCGTCGTCCGCTTCACCCCGCCAAAGGCCGATTACGCCACACTATCGCTCCTGCTGAACAATGCCTGGAACGACGACTTCCAAGCCTTCCCCGGCCAGCGCCCTCCGGAACGATTTGCGGGCGCGTCACTTACACTGACTTGGTAG
- a CDS encoding NAD-dependent epimerase/dehydratase family protein — MKVLFIGGTGNISSAVTELAVKKGIELWHLNRGHAASFPVPAGVKTIHADIRNKADVAAAIKGHDWDCVVNWITFLPDQVQQDIDLFRGRTKQYIFISSASAYQTPPASPFITEETPLDNPFWEYSRNKIACEKLLLGTTDFPGVVVRPSHTYRNCIPTGAGSWDYAVVRRLKAGGPAVIHGDGSSLWVVTHAHDFAKGFVGLLGRADTIGEAFHITTDEVLTWNQIYETIADVFECKPNFVHIPSDFIAKIDPEINGPSLLGDKTHSVIFDNSKIKRFVPDFKATISFREGMQMTRQWFDADPKRKESLVWELKAEAAVDRVLAAWHRGLSAL; from the coding sequence ATGAAAGTTTTGTTTATCGGCGGGACAGGCAACATCAGTTCAGCAGTCACAGAACTGGCGGTTAAAAAGGGAATCGAATTGTGGCATCTCAATCGCGGTCATGCGGCATCCTTTCCGGTGCCGGCGGGCGTAAAGACGATTCATGCCGACATTCGTAACAAGGCGGACGTCGCGGCGGCAATAAAAGGACATGACTGGGACTGCGTGGTCAACTGGATCACTTTTTTGCCGGATCAGGTGCAGCAGGACATTGATTTGTTCCGCGGCCGGACGAAACAGTATATTTTCATCAGCTCGGCCTCGGCCTACCAGACGCCACCGGCTTCACCGTTCATTACGGAAGAGACGCCGCTCGACAATCCGTTTTGGGAATATTCCCGCAATAAAATCGCCTGCGAAAAACTGCTTCTCGGCACCACCGATTTTCCGGGCGTCGTCGTGCGGCCTTCCCATACTTACCGCAACTGCATCCCGACCGGCGCAGGATCCTGGGACTACGCCGTTGTGCGCCGCCTCAAGGCCGGCGGCCCGGCCGTGATTCACGGCGACGGTTCGTCGCTCTGGGTTGTGACGCACGCACACGATTTCGCCAAAGGATTTGTCGGACTGCTGGGCCGGGCGGACACAATCGGCGAAGCGTTTCACATTACGACCGATGAAGTTCTAACGTGGAATCAGATTTACGAAACCATCGCCGACGTTTTTGAGTGCAAGCCAAACTTCGTGCACATCCCGAGTGATTTTATTGCAAAGATCGACCCCGAGATCAACGGGCCGAGCCTGCTGGGCGACAAAACGCACAGCGTTATTTTCGACAACAGCAAAATCAAACGCTTCGTGCCGGATTTTAAAGCGACAATTTCCTTCCGCGAGGGGATGCAGATGACGCGCCAATGGTTCGATGCCGACCCGAAGCGCAAAGAATCGTTGGTATGGGAGCTGAAAGCTGAAGCAGCCGTCGACCGCGTTCTGGCGGCATGGCACCGTGGATTGTCTGCTCTATGA
- the ilvD gene encoding dihydroxy-acid dehydratase — protein MNSDRVKKGMERAPHRSLMHATGLTDADIQKPFIAVCNSFNEVIPGHVHLNQVGRLICEAVREAGGTPREFNVIGVCDGIAMGHEGMKYSLPSRELIADSVETMVQAHAFDAMICIPNCDKIVPGMLMGAVRCNIPTIFASGGPMAAGRLEDGRVVDLISVFEGVAQCKAGKMSEEDLLKLECAACPGAGSCSGMFTANSMNCLCEAIGMALPGNGTLLAIEPARRELWKEAARRAVAMAKANGPKPRDIVTHDSIDNAFVLDMAMGGSTNTVLHTLAVANEAGVDYNLERINQLSKTTPNICKVSPSSNFHIEDVRDAGGISAILGEISKIKGLLKLDCPTVSGKTLGQNIAGAVSKNEKCIHKVENAYSKEGGLAILRGNIAEAGAVVKSAGVDPKMLVHKGPAVIFESQEEACEGILGGKVKAGDVVVIRYEGPKGGPGMQEMLAPTSYIMGQGLGDKVALITDGRFSGGTRGACIGHISPEAAEGGPIGLLKTGDIIEIDIPNRKLHAEVSDKEFATRKKSWKKPAPRYTTGWLARYASLATNASNGAVLKSQCDVCDV, from the coding sequence ATGAACAGTGACAGAGTAAAAAAAGGAATGGAACGCGCGCCCCACCGCAGTCTGATGCATGCCACCGGACTAACCGACGCCGACATCCAGAAACCATTCATCGCCGTCTGCAACTCCTTCAACGAAGTGATTCCCGGCCATGTTCATCTCAATCAGGTTGGACGCCTCATCTGTGAAGCGGTCCGCGAAGCCGGCGGAACGCCGCGCGAGTTCAATGTCATCGGCGTTTGCGACGGAATTGCCATGGGCCACGAAGGGATGAAATATTCTCTGCCGAGCCGCGAACTGATCGCCGACAGCGTGGAAACGATGGTTCAGGCTCACGCCTTTGACGCCATGATCTGTATTCCCAACTGCGACAAAATCGTTCCCGGTATGCTGATGGGCGCGGTTCGTTGCAATATCCCGACGATTTTCGCCAGCGGCGGCCCGATGGCGGCCGGTCGGCTGGAAGACGGTCGCGTCGTTGACCTCATCAGTGTTTTCGAAGGCGTGGCGCAGTGCAAGGCCGGTAAAATGAGCGAAGAAGATTTGTTGAAGCTTGAATGTGCTGCATGTCCCGGCGCTGGTTCGTGCTCCGGTATGTTCACGGCCAACTCGATGAACTGTCTGTGCGAAGCGATCGGTATGGCGCTGCCCGGCAACGGTACTTTGCTGGCGATTGAACCGGCTCGCCGCGAACTCTGGAAAGAAGCCGCGCGTCGCGCCGTCGCCATGGCCAAAGCCAACGGCCCGAAGCCGCGCGATATCGTCACGCACGATTCCATCGACAATGCCTTCGTGCTCGATATGGCGATGGGCGGCAGCACCAACACCGTTCTGCATACGCTCGCCGTCGCCAACGAAGCGGGCGTCGACTACAACCTCGAACGCATCAACCAGCTTTCCAAAACCACGCCGAACATTTGCAAGGTTTCGCCGTCGTCGAATTTCCATATCGAAGACGTGCGCGACGCCGGCGGCATCAGCGCAATCCTTGGCGAAATCAGCAAAATCAAAGGACTGCTCAAGTTAGATTGCCCGACGGTCAGCGGCAAAACGCTCGGACAGAATATCGCCGGAGCTGTCAGCAAAAACGAAAAGTGCATTCATAAAGTCGAAAACGCCTACAGCAAAGAAGGCGGACTCGCCATCCTGCGCGGCAATATTGCCGAAGCGGGTGCTGTTGTGAAGAGCGCGGGCGTTGATCCGAAGATGCTGGTTCATAAAGGCCCGGCGGTTATTTTTGAATCGCAGGAAGAAGCCTGCGAAGGAATTCTCGGCGGCAAAGTCAAAGCGGGCGACGTCGTCGTTATCCGCTACGAAGGCCCGAAAGGCGGACCCGGTATGCAGGAAATGCTCGCGCCCACCAGCTACATCATGGGGCAGGGACTTGGCGACAAAGTCGCGCTCATCACCGACGGACGGTTCAGCGGCGGAACGCGCGGCGCCTGCATCGGCCATATTTCGCCCGAAGCGGCGGAAGGCGGACCGATCGGTCTGCTGAAGACCGGCGACATCATCGAAATCGATATTCCGAACCGCAAACTGCACGCCGAAGTTTCCGACAAGGAATTCGCCACGCGCAAAAAATCGTGGAAGAAGCCCGCGCCGCGCTACACCACCGGCTGGCTCGCCCGCTACGCCTCGCTCGCCACCAACGCCAGCAACGGCGCGGTGCTGAAATCCCAGTGCGACGTCTGCGACGTATAA
- a CDS encoding XTP/dITP diphosphatase, protein MKLVIATRNRHKLEEIHAIFDFQGLEVCSAFDFPDIPDVVEDGTTLEANAIKKAVEICKATGLPALADDSGLEVEALNGEPGVYSARWSGEGCSYHDNNLKLLRELAGKKNRHAQFRTVIALALPGEEPLTVEGSVQGRIIEELRGDQGFGYDPLFVPDGYNQTFAELPAEVKNKISHRARALNAASNVWAHFLQPA, encoded by the coding sequence ATGAAACTCGTTATCGCCACACGCAACCGGCATAAGCTCGAAGAGATCCACGCCATCTTTGATTTCCAAGGGTTGGAAGTCTGTTCCGCGTTTGATTTTCCGGATATCCCCGACGTCGTGGAAGACGGCACCACACTGGAAGCCAACGCGATTAAAAAAGCGGTTGAGATTTGCAAAGCCACCGGACTGCCCGCGCTGGCCGACGATTCCGGACTGGAAGTCGAAGCGCTGAACGGCGAGCCGGGCGTTTATTCGGCCCGCTGGTCCGGGGAAGGCTGCTCTTACCACGACAACAACTTGAAGCTGCTGCGCGAACTGGCCGGGAAGAAAAACCGTCATGCACAATTCCGTACCGTCATCGCCCTCGCCCTGCCCGGCGAAGAACCGCTGACGGTCGAAGGCTCGGTGCAAGGCCGGATTATCGAAGAACTGCGTGGCGATCAGGGCTTCGGCTACGATCCGCTGTTTGTTCCGGACGGCTACAACCAGACCTTCGCCGAACTTCCGGCGGAAGTGAAAAATAAAATCTCGCACCGCGCCCGCGCCCTCAACGCCGCTTCCAATGTATGGGCACATTTTCTGCAGCCCGCATAA